The Deltaproteobacteria bacterium genome includes a region encoding these proteins:
- a CDS encoding DEAD/DEAH box helicase produces MPTPNFATLGLIEPILRAVKQMGYEQPTPIQQQSIPPILHGRDILGCAQTGTGKTAAFALPLLQKLALSQGRRGVRALVLTPTRELAAQIDESFRDYGANLNLGRALIFGGVGAEPQKRALERRPDILVATPGRLLDLMSQGFISLNQVEVFVLDEADRMLDMGFIHDVKRVIAKLPPARQNLLFSATMPPEVQSLVNAILKNPVHVAVAPTSSTSEQIDQSLYYVDRPNKRRLLIHVLENPEAARVIVFTRTKAVANRVSTYLNEHGIQAEAIHGNKSQNARLRALANFKSGATRVLVASDLAARGIDIDDITHVINYDVPNIPETYVHRIGRTGRAANVGAALSFCDAEERSFVTSIERVIKKKIPVVNDHPFPMDPNQAASKTPSPGPQRPQQRNNSKFKPRRRR; encoded by the coding sequence ATGCCCACCCCTAATTTTGCTACCTTGGGCCTAATCGAACCGATCCTTAGAGCCGTGAAGCAAATGGGCTACGAACAGCCTACCCCTATTCAACAGCAATCGATTCCACCGATACTCCACGGCCGTGACATCCTGGGCTGCGCCCAAACGGGCACCGGCAAGACCGCAGCATTCGCACTGCCGCTACTGCAAAAGCTAGCCTTAAGCCAGGGTCGCCGTGGGGTACGTGCCCTTGTGCTCACCCCGACGCGAGAATTGGCCGCGCAGATAGACGAGAGCTTCCGAGATTACGGTGCTAACCTTAACCTGGGACGCGCTCTTATCTTTGGTGGTGTTGGCGCTGAGCCCCAAAAACGCGCCCTCGAGCGCCGCCCGGATATCCTTGTTGCCACACCCGGTCGCCTTCTGGACCTTATGTCACAGGGATTCATCTCGCTCAATCAAGTGGAAGTCTTCGTCCTTGATGAAGCCGACCGGATGCTCGATATGGGATTCATCCATGACGTCAAGCGTGTCATAGCCAAACTGCCCCCTGCACGGCAAAATTTACTCTTCTCAGCGACGATGCCCCCCGAGGTGCAGTCTTTAGTAAATGCAATCCTCAAAAACCCAGTGCATGTTGCCGTGGCGCCCACCTCGTCAACTAGCGAGCAGATCGATCAGTCACTCTATTATGTCGATCGCCCTAATAAGCGACGTCTGCTTATCCACGTCCTGGAGAATCCAGAGGCTGCGCGCGTCATCGTATTCACGCGGACCAAAGCTGTTGCCAATCGGGTCTCGACTTACCTCAACGAGCATGGCATCCAGGCTGAGGCTATCCACGGCAATAAATCACAAAATGCACGTCTGCGCGCACTCGCAAACTTCAAGAGCGGAGCTACGCGTGTTCTGGTCGCTAGTGACCTCGCTGCTCGTGGTATCGACATTGACGATATCACTCACGTTATTAATTACGATGTCCCTAACATACCTGAAACTTATGTGCACCGCATTGGACGCACGGGCCGAGCAGCAAATGTCGGTGCAGCACTTTCGTTTTGCGACGCCGAAGAGCGTAGTTTTGTGACCAGTATCGAGCGGGTAATCAAAAAGAAAATACCGGTCGTCAATGATCATCCGTTCCCAATGGATCCCAACCAAGCGGCATCCAAAACGCCGTCACCAGGGCCGCAGCGGCCACAGCAACGGAACAACTCTAAATTTAAACCTAGGCGACGCCGGTAG
- a CDS encoding aldehyde dehydrogenase, producing MQLQDFVNHIENRNFPINWPGQWVGGRWLAARRPSAFKASLNPNNGEKLVEIGIDKESISEAINFANQEKSAFGQLSLVKRLEILAKFRQALLDYQNIAELVLRIEAGKPQWEAAEDVRSSANYLTWAIEHGESLITNLMLPLAAGPHRGVKIELRPMGVTAAYLPFSTPLTSFIYYFTASVMAGCPLILNSSTHALMISLLYSLLAQEQGIPPAALQVVFGNFSSFKQVIADKRVQAILYTGSREHCDAIRIESRISVPRQLVLQSGGKNAVIVHSSANIDEAVRCVTYGALKTTGQRCTSTSRVFVYRSLMPQFSEAITAAFRSVRVGRTDLGDAPLNDQPFMGPLYSEKAVEKFLRFQTMANRESTTTLLWGREVDETLGGFFVSPSLHYLRSFDNGSAYQGNILFSPDVAVYEYDVLDTAIEQINTTDAAFSVSFIGDPAVLEARRDLFLAPNLMLNTPTVEIEATLPLGGRLQSGHHRFHGPGTALYLCYPQVISHDPEAFKMISSWPW from the coding sequence ATGCAGCTGCAGGACTTTGTCAATCACATCGAAAATCGAAATTTTCCAATCAATTGGCCTGGTCAGTGGGTCGGCGGCCGATGGCTTGCGGCGAGACGACCCAGCGCATTTAAAGCTTCCCTCAATCCCAATAATGGCGAAAAACTGGTCGAAATCGGCATAGATAAAGAAAGTATTTCCGAAGCGATCAACTTTGCTAATCAAGAAAAGTCGGCCTTTGGCCAACTGAGTTTAGTTAAGCGGCTAGAGATACTTGCCAAGTTTAGACAAGCCTTACTCGATTACCAAAATATCGCCGAGCTCGTTTTGAGGATCGAGGCTGGGAAACCGCAGTGGGAGGCTGCCGAGGATGTGCGCAGTAGCGCCAATTATTTGACTTGGGCTATCGAACATGGCGAATCACTGATCACAAATCTCATGCTACCCTTGGCGGCAGGACCTCACCGCGGGGTCAAGATCGAGCTGCGACCGATGGGTGTCACTGCAGCATATCTGCCTTTCTCAACACCACTCACGAGTTTCATCTACTACTTCACCGCCTCCGTCATGGCTGGCTGTCCCCTGATACTCAACTCGTCAACGCACGCTCTCATGATCTCGCTGCTGTATTCCCTGCTCGCTCAAGAGCAGGGAATACCGCCTGCCGCGTTACAGGTAGTTTTCGGAAATTTCAGCAGCTTTAAACAAGTCATTGCTGATAAAAGAGTCCAAGCCATTCTTTATACAGGCTCGCGAGAGCACTGCGATGCGATCCGGATAGAGTCACGCATCTCAGTACCACGGCAGCTCGTGCTGCAGTCGGGCGGCAAGAATGCCGTGATTGTGCACTCATCGGCTAATATTGACGAAGCCGTCCGCTGCGTGACTTACGGCGCTCTTAAAACCACTGGACAGCGCTGCACATCAACCAGCCGGGTGTTTGTTTATCGCTCATTAATGCCACAATTCTCAGAGGCGATCACAGCTGCATTTAGATCAGTCCGCGTCGGACGCACGGATCTCGGGGATGCACCGCTGAATGATCAACCATTCATGGGTCCTCTTTACTCCGAGAAAGCAGTTGAGAAGTTTCTACGGTTCCAGACCATGGCCAACCGCGAATCTACGACGACGTTACTCTGGGGCCGTGAAGTCGACGAGACTTTGGGAGGGTTTTTTGTCAGTCCGAGTTTACATTATTTACGTAGCTTCGATAACGGCAGCGCCTACCAAGGTAATATCCTTTTTTCTCCGGACGTTGCGGTTTATGAGTACGACGTCCTAGACACGGCGATCGAGCAAATAAACACGACAGATGCCGCCTTCTCGGTCTCATTTATAGGGGACCCGGCAGTGCTAGAGGCTAGACGCGACTTATTCCTCGCCCCCAACTTAATGCTGAACACCCCCACTGTTGAAATTGAGGCGACGCTCCCTCTAGGTGGGCGCTTGCAAAGTGGCCATCATCGTTTTCACGGGCCAGGAACTGCACTTTACCTTTGCTATCCTCAAGTGATTTCTCATGATCCTGAGGCATTTAAGATGATAAGTTCTTGGCCTTGGTAG
- a CDS encoding single-stranded DNA-binding protein, with the protein MASLNRVVILGNLGQDPELRYTQNQMAVCTLRVATTDYRTGQDGQRQELTEWHRIVVWGRQAENCSKYLAKGRSVMIEGRLATRAWEDKQGQKRYTTEIVAQNVQFVGGQRSDRQGGAPSVGGGMGSGYGNSAGMGGGAGAGNFDMDMGLGDQGAGMGGMGGLGGPDTPGLDDIPF; encoded by the coding sequence ATGGCGTCGTTAAATCGGGTAGTTATTCTCGGAAATCTCGGCCAGGATCCTGAACTCCGGTACACGCAGAACCAAATGGCGGTCTGTACCCTACGTGTAGCGACAACTGACTACAGGACCGGTCAGGACGGTCAGCGTCAGGAGCTCACTGAATGGCACCGTATTGTGGTATGGGGGCGCCAGGCTGAAAACTGCTCCAAGTATTTAGCCAAGGGCCGCAGCGTCATGATAGAGGGACGGCTGGCGACCAGAGCTTGGGAGGACAAGCAGGGTCAAAAGCGTTACACAACCGAAATTGTTGCGCAAAATGTGCAATTTGTCGGTGGCCAGCGCAGTGATCGCCAGGGCGGTGCACCATCAGTCGGTGGTGGTATGGGCTCCGGTTACGGCAACTCTGCTGGTATGGGCGGCGGAGCTGGCGCTGGTAACTTTGATATGGATATGGGCCTTGGCGACCAGGGTGCTGGTATGGGCGGTATGGGCGGTCTTGGTGGCCCAGACACCCCTGGCCTCGATGACATTCCGTTTTGA
- a CDS encoding phospho-sugar mutase, with product MNLDPVIQERASYWATSEAFDKTTRAEVAALIDGKREKDIVDRFYRDLEFGTGGLRGIIGAGTARMNIYNVRKASTALARHLKEAFPHEALKVAVSHDSRRFSRDFAKATVEVMAAHGIQALITRELRPVPMLSFMTRHFGCHAGVCVTASHNPPEYNGYKVYWQTGGQLVPPHDKAIITHYGKIKDYSDIKRMPFEEAVAKGLAREVGEELDEAYFAKVAALSLRPEGRKGFKIVYSPLHGAGLYPVVEMLRRYGFTDVTVVPEQERPDGNFPTVKSPNPENPSAMDMARDLGKKLQADLVLATDPDCDRIGMEILVNGAYVRPNGNQIGALLNHFVLNAQKELGRLPANPLVIKTVVTTDLQADLAAEFGATCDETLTGFKWICQRVEEYESGERKPSRQFVCGGEESYGFLAGSFVRDKDAVISCCLAAEMVAYYKSQGKSVLDVLDQMFQKHGAYYETLADITLPGKDGADQIASMMARLRADPPREIDGIGVKLLRDFDTQQVLSASDRTFKHTANLDFPKSNVLQFVLLDGTKVSVRPSGTEPKIKFYVSVKDEAAKGQSGETLHRIKAKCQSRAERIEAIFVAMAKGNN from the coding sequence ATGAATCTTGATCCTGTCATCCAGGAGCGCGCTAGCTACTGGGCCACCTCTGAGGCTTTCGATAAGACCACGCGCGCCGAGGTAGCCGCATTAATCGACGGTAAACGAGAGAAGGATATAGTCGATCGTTTTTACCGCGATCTTGAATTCGGTACCGGCGGGCTAAGGGGCATCATTGGCGCCGGTACGGCACGTATGAACATATATAACGTCCGTAAGGCGTCAACAGCTTTGGCTAGACACCTGAAAGAAGCGTTCCCGCATGAGGCTCTTAAGGTCGCCGTGTCGCACGACTCTAGGCGATTTTCGCGGGACTTTGCCAAAGCAACGGTCGAGGTTATGGCAGCGCATGGTATTCAGGCTTTGATTACACGAGAGCTTAGACCAGTGCCGATGCTGTCATTTATGACGCGTCACTTCGGCTGTCATGCCGGCGTCTGTGTCACCGCCAGTCATAATCCGCCAGAGTACAACGGCTACAAAGTCTATTGGCAAACGGGCGGCCAATTGGTGCCGCCACACGACAAAGCTATCATCACCCACTACGGTAAGATTAAAGATTACTCCGACATCAAAAGGATGCCCTTTGAGGAGGCGGTGGCCAAAGGCTTGGCGCGCGAGGTAGGCGAGGAGCTTGATGAGGCCTATTTTGCCAAGGTTGCAGCTTTATCCCTCAGGCCAGAAGGTCGCAAGGGCTTCAAAATTGTCTATTCACCCCTCCATGGGGCGGGACTTTACCCCGTGGTTGAGATGCTGCGTCGCTACGGTTTCACCGATGTCACGGTAGTCCCAGAGCAGGAGCGTCCTGATGGCAACTTCCCGACGGTTAAATCGCCCAACCCCGAAAACCCCTCAGCCATGGATATGGCCAGAGACCTAGGCAAAAAGCTTCAGGCCGACCTAGTGCTCGCCACCGATCCCGACTGCGATCGTATCGGTATGGAAATCCTGGTGAACGGCGCTTACGTACGCCCGAACGGTAACCAAATCGGCGCCCTACTGAATCATTTCGTGCTCAATGCTCAGAAAGAGCTAGGGCGGTTGCCGGCGAATCCTTTAGTCATCAAAACAGTCGTCACTACAGACTTGCAAGCCGACCTGGCAGCCGAGTTTGGTGCGACCTGTGATGAGACTCTGACTGGCTTTAAGTGGATTTGCCAGCGGGTTGAGGAGTACGAATCTGGCGAGCGCAAACCCTCGCGACAGTTTGTTTGCGGTGGCGAGGAAAGCTACGGCTTTTTAGCAGGATCTTTCGTTAGAGATAAGGATGCTGTCATCTCTTGCTGTTTAGCTGCCGAGATGGTCGCCTACTATAAGTCGCAGGGTAAATCGGTGCTCGATGTCCTGGATCAAATGTTTCAGAAGCATGGAGCCTACTATGAGACCTTGGCTGACATAACCCTACCGGGTAAAGATGGAGCCGACCAGATCGCATCCATGATGGCGCGGCTGAGAGCCGATCCACCACGCGAGATTGATGGTATCGGAGTGAAGCTACTGCGAGATTTCGATACGCAGCAGGTTCTCAGTGCAAGTGATCGGACCTTCAAACACACCGCAAACCTAGACTTCCCAAAGTCTAACGTCCTGCAGTTTGTCCTCCTCGACGGTACCAAGGTCAGTGTGCGCCCGTCGGGCACTGAGCCCAAGATTAAGTTCTACGTCTCGGTTAAAGACGAGGCTGCCAAAGGCCAGTCTGGGGAGACACTGCACCGAATTAAGGCCAAGTGCCAAAGTCGCGCTGAACGGATTGAGGCCATTTTTGTCGCCATGGCAAAAGGCAACAATTAA